Part of the Sandaracinaceae bacterium genome, CGCTGCTCCCGGTGCTCGCGCTCGCCGACGCGTTCGACGTGACGCACGCAGGCGCCGATCCGTCGCTGTGGCACGGAGACGCGGCGGGACACGCCGTGCGCGCGGTGGCGGTGTGCGCGACGTGCGGCGAGGTGGTGCACGCCCGCGACGTGACCGCCAGCTATCCCGACGACCTCGCGGACGAGAGCGCGACCGACGCGGACGGGGCGCCCACGCGAGGACGCGCCACTCGGGCACGGAGCACCCGCAAGCCGCTCTGGCGCGCACGTGAGGTGCTGGAAGACGCATGGGCAGCCAAGGTCGTGGCCGCGCTGTTCATGGGCGAGCAGCGCTTCACGGGCCTCGTCGAAGCGACCCAGGCGGCGCCCAACATCGTCAGCGAACGACTGCAGCGCCTAACCGACGCGCAGCTGGTGCGGGGTGGCCCCGCGTATCAGCTCAGCCCCCGCGGCCTCGCCCTCTACCCGCTCGTGGTCGCGCTCATCGCCTATGGGGACGCGCGACGCGGGCACCCGTCGCTGGCCCTCACGCACCGGTGCGGGGCCGCGCTCCGCCTGCGACTGCGGTGCGCCAGCTGCGGCGAAGGGGTCTTGTCATCAAGCGTGAGTTTCGCTATGCAAGTTCCGCCATGCACGACACCAACCCGTACCTGAGCGGCAGCTTCGCCCCCATCGACGACGAGCGGCGCGTCGAGCACGAGGCGCTCGAGATCATCGGCGAGCTCCCGCGCGACCTGTGCGGGAGCTACCTGCGCAACGGGCCCAACCCGCGCTTCACGCCCCGTGGGCTGCACCACTGGTTCGACGGCGACGGCATGGTGCACGCGCTGCGCTTCGAGGACGGCCGGGCCACATACGAGAACCGCTACGTGCGGACCACCTGGTTCGAGCGTGAAGGGACGGCGGGCGAGTGCCTCTTCACCGGGCTGATGGAGCCCGTGCAGCACAACCCCCGGGGCGCCCCCTACAAAGACACGTCCAACACGGACATCCTCGCGTTCCGCGGCAAGGCGCAGACCTCGTGGTACATGGGCGGCGCCGCCTACGAGTTGGACCCGGTGTCGCTGCGCACGGAGGGCCCCATGCGCTACGGCGCGGAGCGCCCCGTCAAGCTCTCGGCGCACCCCAAGGTGGACCCGCGCACGGGCGAGCTGCACTTCTTCGACTACGGGCCGGTGGCCCCCTACATGCGCTACGGGGTGGTCAGCGCGGCGGGCGAGCTCACGCACCTGAGCGACATCGCGCTCGACGGTCCGCGCTTCCCCCACGACATGGCCCTCTCGGAGAAGCACGTGGTGGTGATGGACCCGCCCCTGCGCGTCAGCGAGAGGGCCAAGCGCGCGGGGCGCTGGGGGCTCGAGCTGCCGGCGGACACCCCCATGCGCTTCGGCGTGCTCCCGCACCACGGCCGCGGCGAGGACATCCACTGGTTCGAGGCGGAGCCCTGCTACGTCTACCACACCATCAACGCGTGGGAGGAAGGTGACACGCTCGTGTTGGTGGGCTGCCGCGTGCGCAACCCGCTGCCCCCCATCGACCCGGCCAACGGCATCTACGCGGTCATGATGGCCAACCTCACGATGAACGCCGAGCTCTACGAGTGGCGCTTCGACCTGCGCACGGGCGCGGTCCGGGAGCGCACGCTGGACGACCGCAACACGGAGTTCCCGTCGATGAACGTGGAGCAGCTCGGGCGGCCCACGCGCTACAGCTACAACATGCGCATCGCGCCCACGCCGACGCTGCGCTTCGACGGCGTGGTCAAGTACGACACCACGACGGGCGAGACCAGCGAGCACATGTTCGGCCCCGGCCGCTACGGCAGCGAGGCGCCCTTCGCGCCGGCGGACCCCAGCCGCGCGCAGCTCGCAGCGCACGAGGACGACGGATACCTCACGAGCTTCGTGCACGACGAGGGCACGGGTCGCAGCGAGGTGGTGGTGCTGCGCGCGCAGGACCTGGCCGCTGGGCCAGTGGCCCGGGTGTTGCTGCCACGGCGCGTGCCCCTCGGTTTCCACGCCTGCTGGGTCCCGACGGATCGCCGATGACGGTGTCGTCGGTGGGCTGCGGGAGGCTGCCCACCGACCCAGGGGACACGGCCGCTCGGCCGCTCGGGGCCGGGCCGCAGGTCGCCCGCGGCAGGTCGGGAGGACGCGCCTGGCGGGTCGCAGACGATCGCGTCCGACGCATCAGACCGGCAACTTTCTTGACACGCGGGGGTGAAATCCCGTAGCCCCACCCGGTGACTCTGCAGCTGGGATTCGACTTTGGCGCCTCCGACACGAGCCCCCTCGTGCCGCGCGCTGGGGTCCGCGACCGCGCCGTCGAGCCGCCATCGGCCCTCGCCGTGGCCGACCCGACGTCCGACCGCACTCCGGATGTGCCCGCGGGGCGCAGCACGAGCGCGCCGATGCCCTTCCTCCTGCGCAGCTCGGACCAGGCGCTCTCGCGGGCCGGTCAGCTCTCGGCTCACATCGCCAGCAGCCTACGTGAGCCCGTGCGCGTGGCGTTCACGGACAACCGCCGCACGATGCTCTCGGCGCGCCGCCGTGGGGGCAAGCTGGAGGTGCGTCTACACCACATGTTCCTCGAGGCGGACGAGGCCACGCTGGACGCCATCGGCGCCTACCTGGGTCACGCGGACCGCCGCGCCTCCATGCGCATCGACTCGTTCATCGCCGCGCGACACGACGTCATCCGGGGGAGCCAGCGGCGCAACACGCACATCCGGGTCGAGGGCGAGGTGCACGACCTGGTGGCCATGATGGACGACATCGTCGACCGCCACTTCGGCGGCGCCACCGAGGCTCGCATCACGTGGGGTCGCCGCGTGGCGGGCGTGCACCGCGGCCGGCGCCGCAAGAGCATCCAGCTGGGGACCTACTCGGCCGACGAGCGCCTCATCCGCATCCACCCCGTGCTCGACCAGGAGTGGGTGCCCGACTTCTACGTAGAGTCCGTCATCTTCCACGAACTGCTGCACCACGAGCTGGGCGCGGAGGAGAAGGACGGTCGCCGGTGCTTCCACACGCCGGAGTTCCGGCGGCGGGAGCGCGCGTTCGAGTGCTTTGCGCGAGCGCAGGTGTGGGAGAAGGAGAACCTCTCCCGCCTGCTGCGCGGCCACTGAGCACCCCGCCCGACCGCACGCGTGGCCCGGAGCGCGCGCCAGTGGCGTACCCCGCCCGACCACACGCGTGGCCCGGAGCGCGCCAGTGACGTACAAGTACGTCCCGTGACGTCGACCTCACCGCCCCTCGCGCCCGGCAGCCTGCCCCCACCCGACACCGCGCACGAGAGCGCGGCGCTCGCTACCGGAGACGCGGTCACGCCGGACACGCCCGCGTTGGCCCGCACGCTCCACAGGGAGCGTGAGTTCCGAGACAAGGCCGCCGCGCTGGGCAAGCTGAGCGAGCGCCTCAGCCTGCTGCGCTTGGTGAACTTCGTCACGGCCGTGGTGGGCGTCGCGAGCGCGTTCAACGGGGGTGGGTCGACGGGTGTTTCCCTCGCGCTGATCGGGACCGTCGGGTTCATGCTGTTGGTGATCGCGCACGCGCGCCTCCTGACGAGACAGCGAGCGGCCGAGCTGCGCGGGGACCTGCACCGAGATCACATTCTGCGGATGACGGGCCGCGCCGCCGAGCTTCCCGCGCCGCACGGCGGCCTCTTGCCGGGTGGCCACCCCTACGCGGTGGACGTCGACCTGGTGGGCCCCGCCAGCCTGCTGCAGCGCCTGGACTGCGCGCGCACGCTGCGCGGCACCAAGACGCTCGCCAAGTGGCTGGCCGAACCCGCCTCGGCGAGCGAGGTACAGGCGCGCCAGGGGGCCGTCCGTGAGCTCGCCGGCCTGCACGATTTCCGGCAAGAACTCGAGGCGGCCGGGAGGATCGCGGCGGGTGACGACCGGCTCGACGCCGGCCCGTTCCTGACCTTCACGAAGCGCACGCCAGGCGTGCTCGGGACGCCGCTGATGGCCGTCGCCCTGCTCTCGCCCCTCGCATTGCTGGGGGTGTACGTCGCCACGGAGTTCGGATTGCTCCCGGACGGTGTGTTCTGGGGTGCGGTCGCGCTGCAGTCCACGCTCGCGCTCGGACTGGCTGGGCGCTCGCACGCCGCGTTCGAGCTGATCGCCGCGCGCCGCGGCTACATCGAGGCATTCTCCGCGGCGCTGGTGTGCGTCGAGGAGGCGCGCTTCACGGACCTGCGCCTGCTGCAGCTGCACGCAGACGTCCACGCCGGCGACGCGCCCCCGTCGGCTTACATGCGAAGGCTCGACCGCTGGGCTGGGCTGGCCGAGTTCCGACACCAGTTCCCCGTACACTTCTTCGTCAACCTGCTGACCCTCTGGGACCTGAACGTCCTGCTCCAGCTGGAGCGCTGGAACCGGAGCGTGGGCGCCGAGCTGGAGCGGGTCTTCGCGGCGTTGGGCGAGCTCGAGGCGCTCGCGTCCTTGGCCGCGTTCGGCGACGCCGAGCCTGGGTCGACGTATCCCCACATCGTGCCCGCCACCGAAGGCTTCCGGGCGCGTGGACTCGCGCACCCGCTGATCCCGACACACGCGCGCGTGCCCAACGACGTGACGCTGGGAGGCCCTGGGCACGCGGTCATCATCACAGGGTCGAACATGGCGGGAAAGAGCACGCTGCTGCGCGCCGTCGGGCTGAACACGGCGCTCGCGCTCGCGGGGGGGCCCGTGCTGGCCGACGAGCTGCGACTGCCCGAGGTGCGACTACGGGCCAGCATGCGCGTGGACGACTCGCTGCAGCGCGGGGCCAGCTACTTCCACGCAGAGCTCGCGAAGCTGCGGTCCGTCGTCGACCGGGCGGACGCCCAGCCGCCGCTGCTGTTCCTCCTGGACGAGCTGCTGCGGGGGACCAACGCGCGGGCGCGGCACCTGGGTGCGCGGGCGGTGTTGACGCACCTGCTGGACCGAGGCGCGATGGGCCTCGCGGCGACACACGACATCGCGCTGTCCGAGTTGGAGCGGGAACGCCCGGGCAAGGTCACGAACGTGCACTTCACCGACGTGATGCGCGACGACGAGATGATCTTCGACTACCTCTTGCGCGAGGGGGTCGTGACCAGCAGCAACGCGCTCCGGTTGCTGGGCATGGCAGGGATCGCGGTGCCCGACGACGATCGGGTGGACGCGCTGTGAACCGGTCGATGGGAGGGCGCCCCCGCGGCGGGACGACGGGCCGCCTGGGGCCGGAGAGGTCTGCTCGGCGCCTGGCGGCCTGCGCCCTGGTGGGACCCACACGCGTGAGGCGCGTGTCTTCTTGCCCGTTCCTCCGCATTCACTGGTAGATTGACGCCCCCTCATGCGGACGCGCGACTACCTCGAAGGCCTGACGCAGCTCCATCGCCTTTCGGATCCCGAGGAGCGGCGTGGCGTCTGGCGTCAGAGCCTCGCCACGCTGGGCGCGACCATCGTCAACCTGCAGCACCCGGCTCCGCTGGAGGGGCTCGACCCAGACGACCTGCTGCGCAGCGTGGAGCAGGCCAGCGCCGACCGACTGCTCGAGGATCTCGACTGGCTGCCTGGCCCGTTCGCCGCCGCTTCCCTCTACGAGTTTGCCGCCGCCCTACCCCCAGGGAGCGCCAAGCGCGACCTCGGGCGGCTGGTCTTCCGTCGGCTGCACTCCGGCAACGCGGCCACCTTCGTGGCGCTCGCGACGCGCCTGGCCCTGGGACGCGCCCGCGTCTTGAGCGGCCCTGGCGTGCGGGCCCGCGTGGCCCTCGCGCTAGACCTGCCGATCGGCACGGGCGCGCGCGCCGACAGTCTGGCCTACGCGCTCATCTCCAGCACCGAGCTGCGTGACGAGTGGCTCCTGCGCCCCGCGATGGGGTCGCTTCCGTCGCGACGCCTGGCCGCCCGCCTGATCGAGCGCGCGGCGCGCGAGGCGGCTCAGCGGGCCGCCGACGGCGACCCGTCGGGTGTGCTGGTGTTCCGCACCCCCGAGGTGAGCCGGGCTTGGCAGCGCCTGCTGGACGACCGCGAGTCGCTCGTGTGGCGGCACGTAGCATCGGCTCGGGGGTTGCTCTCGGGTGCGCTCCCGGAATTCGAGGAGCAGATCCACCAGCACCTCGCGCCGAACCTGAGCGTGACCGAGTGGCGTCGCGCGGCCGTGTCGCTCGCCGCGAGCATCACCGTGCAGCCAGAGTCGGCCCTGTCGGCGTGCCACCGTCTGCTGGCCAGCGACCTCGTGGAAAAGGACAAGGGCTTGCCCTCCGCGTTGATGCTCGGGCTCCCACGCGCGGCCGAGCGCGAGCCCGAAGCCGTGGAGGAGCTCCTCGAGCTGCTGGTCCGTGAAGGCTCGCTCTCCGTCGCAGAGGTGCTGTTGGACCTCCGGCGCGAGCGGCTCGGTGAGGACTTCGCCGCCTGGGCAGCTCAGCGCGCGCGCGTGCAGCTGCGTGAGGCGCTGGCCGCCGACGACCGCATCGACGAGGGCAAGGCCGCGTTGATGATCGCGGTCGCGAACGAGCTCGGAGAGCGACAGGCGGACGCAGCGGGATCGCTCCCGCAGATGGTCGCCGACGCGCTCAGCGCGTTCGCGGAAGAGAGCCCCGTGGTGGCGGCGCGGATGGCGCAGGACATCCTGACGGCCACGGAGGAGCGCATCAGCAAGCTCGAGGACTGCGACCTCGGTGAGCGCATCGGCAGGCAGACCGCGTTCTTGGCGCTGCGCGAGCTGGATGCTGCGCTGCTGAGCACGGACGGGCTCGTGAACTTGCTCGTGCTGCAGCGCCGCTCCGAGGCCGAGGAAGAGGCCGACACCCGCCGCACGCTCGGCGACATCTTCCAGCGGCTCACCAACTGGCTCGTCATCCACGAAGGTGAGCCCATGGCCGCGGGAGACGACAGCACGCAGTTCACGCTGCGCATCCGGCGCCTGCAGTCTTTCCTTCACCTGGTCGACGCAGACGGTCAGCAGGTCGAGCCACGTGAGCATCTCCTGCGCGCCAGGCGCGTGCTCACGACACGCGTGCTGCTCACGCGCCTCCAACAAGACCACGGCAGGGGGCTGCGCCGCGCGCTGTGCGCTGCGTCTGCGCGCGCGATGGATGCCCTCGTCCGCGAGGAGGTCGCCGAGATCTCGGACGTCGTCCTCTTCGCCGGGGACTTCGGCGCGAACACCGATGACATCCGCTCGATCTCCGAGGCCTCCATGATGCCGGAGGTGGAACGCGCCCTCGACGCGTACGAGGTGCTCGAGCGCGCGACGGAGAGCCTCGACCGCGTCGATCGTGTACTGCTCGCCGTGGACGCGATGAGCAAGCTCGCGACCGACCTTCCCGTCGCCTGCTCCCCACGGGTCGAGGCGCTGCGAGGGGCGCTCAGCCGCCTGGCGCGCGGACTGGGAGGGGCGCTGCGTTGCGACTCGCTGAGCGAGCTGGCAGAGCGCTCCACCGACACGCCGCTTGGGGACCTCGAGGACTATGTCGTCGACCTGGCGCAGCTGGTCGCGGGCGCGCGGCGGCGCCTCTCCATGCTGGACGTGGAGGAGCCCTACTCGGTGGCCACGCTACGCCTCATGGACGTGCGGGTGCAGCGCGTCATCCGCTCCGGGCCCGAACCTCTCGACGAGGAGGCCGAGGCGTTCGTCGAGGCCGCCCAGCACGACTTTCCGCACGCCATCGCGCGCGTGCTGGGTGCGGCGGTCCGCTACATCGCGCGGCTCCCCGACGACGCTCCGCGCTCGTCTCGGCCGAGCCTGCTCACGGTGTCCAAGAAGGTGGTGAAGATGCCCGCCTGGATGCCGCCGAGCCGCACGCTCGGGGGATTCTACGTCACGGACACGATCGGCAACGGCGCTGGCGGCTCGGTGTTCGCGGCCAAGCGGTCGGGTGAGCGCCACACCGCGCAGGCGGAGCTCTTCGCGCTGAAGGTGCCCGACTACTCGGGCGCCGCCGCGCGCACGCTCTCGGAAGCCGAGTTCTTGCGGCTCTTTCGCGAAGAGGCCGGCGCTCTCTTGGCGCTGCCCGACCACGCCAACATCGCGCGCTTCGTGACCTTCGACGCGGGCGCGCGGCCGAAGCCGATCCTCGTCATGGAGCTGGTGGAGGGGCCGAACATCGAGCGCTTGCTCGAGACCAACGACCTCAGCATGGCGCGCTCGTTGAGCCTGCTCGAGGGCGTCGCGGCCGGGCTCGAGGCCATGCACGCGATCGGCGTGGGGCACCTCGACGTGAAGCCCTCCAACATCATCGTGCGGCAGGGCGCGCTGGGGGAGGAGTCCCCGGTGCTGGTGGACTTCGGTCTCGCGGGGCGTCACATGCGGCCCGGGTGTGGCACGGCCGAGTACGGCGCTCCAGAGGTGTGGGGTGCGCTGCCGTCGGACGCTGCCCCGCCCGTGGACGTCTACGCGTTCTGTTGCATGGCGTTCGAGTTGATCACGAACCTGTGCCTCTTCAGCGCCGACACCGAGATCGGCATGATCGGCGCGCACGTCGAGCACGACGGCGTGCCCGAGGGCATCCAGCAGCTCACCCGCTTCGACGAGACCAAGCGCTTCGCGCGCCTGCTCCAGGCGGGCCTTCGTCGGCAGCCGTCTCAGCGCGCGAGCATGGCTCAGATTCGCGCGGGGCTCGCCGAGGTCCGTGACGAGCTGGGCGGGCTGCCCTGGCCGCTGGTGCTGGCGGGCTGAGCATGCTGGAGCAGGTCGTCAGCCGCGGGCACGAGTACACCATCCACCCCTGGCCTCTGTGGCTCTCGGCAGGAGCGATTGCGCTTGGGGCGCTCTCTTTGGTGGGCTACTCCCTACCTCAGGCCGGAGGACGCCGCGCACCCCAGATGGGCTGCGCCCCTCTGTTCCTCGTGATCTTGGTCGGCGCGCTGTTCGTGGGCATGCCGGTGCTGGCGTGGTGGTCGGTGGGCGGCCCCTATGGGGGCTCGAGCGAGATCCACAGCTATCGGGTGTTTCGTCCGTTCCTGGAGCGCGCCACATGGTCGTCCGTGCTCGGTGCGTCGCTCTTTCTGTTTGGGCTCGTCGTGCAGCGCTCTCGGAAGGTGCAAGGGCGGCCTGCTGCGCTGGCGTTTGGGCTGGGTGCGGCCGGGCTGCTCTGTGGCGCCGCAGTGATGGCGCATGCCACGTGGTTCGTGGTGCTGGACTGCCTGCCGCGCTTCGAGCGCGAGGGACACCAGTACCTGCACGTGGGGCGTCCCCGAGAGGTGCGTACGCTCGTGTCTTGCGGTGCCGGCTTCCCCGTGCCCGACGTGCAGACGGTGACCGCCACGCAGGCAGGGCCCTTGTCGTACAGCCTCGAGATCGCCTCCTCGACCATCCGTGTGCGTCACAGCATGTCGCTCACGGCGGGCGAGGAGCTAGGCTCCCCGCGCTTCAACGTGCGGGAGGGCAACCGGTGGCGCTACGAGCGCGTCTCCACGAGCCGCTCAGCGGCCGCCTTCGGGGCTTCCACGTCGTCGGAGGACCGCGAGGAGGTGCTGGTGAGCATCGGTGAGGCGCACGTGGAGCACGGCCTGCGTCTGTTCCCGCTGACCATCGAGTACCCCGACGAGCGTCCCGTGCGTGAGGAGCTGCTGGCCTGGAATGGTGCCCTCTACACATGGCGCGACAGCATGGGGGGACAGATGACGGAGTTTCTTCCTGCGGAGCCCGTCGAGGAGCCGTACGGCGGCTTCTTCTTGCCGGGTCGGTGCTCGGGGCTCCCGGAGGCGGGTCCTGCAGCCCCGCTCGAGTGCCGAGAGCGCGCCAACCCGATTGCCGCGACGGGCGCCGCCGTGCTGCGCGTCTTGACGGTCGGGGCGGCCACGTATCTGCCGCCGCGGCCCGTGCACTTCCTGCGGGAAGCCCGCTTTGGACCCGAAGGCGGGCCCGAGGTCTCCGCGGGCCCACTGCTGTCGCCGACCCAGTCGCCCGATGAAGAGGAAGACGAGAGCGAGGCGCGACGCCCTGCGCCGGCGCGTACGGGCGAAGCAGAACGGGTCCCCGACCGCGAGCCCTGAGGCGTGTCCATCGCTCCGGCGCGTGACGCCAGGCGTGGTGCGCTGCCGGGGCCTTCAGCGCGCGTTGTCCACGGCCTCTTCGAGATCTGGATAGTCCCCGCCGTCCACGAGGGCACCGTTCACGGTGAACGACGGAGTGCCCTGTACCCCCAGCTGCTGAGCCTCGGAGCGGTCACGCTCGACCCGCGCGACATGACGGCGGTCGTCGAGTGCCCGTTCGAGAGTGTAGCGATCGACCCCGCAGCGCCCGGCCAACCCGAGCAGTCGCTCGCGCGAGAGCTCGTCTTGGTGGTCGAACACCGCATCGTGGTAGCACCAGAAGGTCTCGTTGCCGCCTTGTGCGTACGCCTCCACGGCGGCCTGCGCCGCGATGTGGGCGGAGGGGTGCATGGACAGCGGGAAGTGACGATACTCGAAACGCACGCTGGCAAAGTCGGCGAGCAGGCGCGTGGCGTGGTCGCGAGCGCGGCTGCAGTATGGGCACTCGAAGTCCGAGAAGACCTGGACCACCACCCGACCTTCAGGGTTGCCGCGGAAGGGTATGTCGCCCGGGTCGAAGCGCTGCGGGGCCTCCGCGCTCGCTTCGTCCCGACCCGCAGGCGGACCGGCGGAGTCCGTCGTCCCGCGGGAAGCCTCCGCGGACGACTCGTCCCCCGACGACGTCGGGCCACCCCGGGCGTCAGGCTCCGGCCCTGCCGCTCCACCTGAGTGGCACCCAGACGTGACGGGCGTCGCCGCGAGCAGGGCGAGCCCCAACAGGCCGTAGACCGCGGCGTAGCGCGGTCGAGAGAAGAGCCCGCCGGCGGCCACGCCGAGCCCACGCGCGTGAGACGTGCGAGCGTTGTGTGGAGCGCGACCGGCCATGTGCGGCCTCACGCCGGCGGAAGCAGCGCGTCGATGTCCTGCTCGATGCGGGCTTCCTTGCAGCGCTTCGCCAGCGCCAGCTCCGTGACCAGCAAGCCGCGGGCCTGCTCCAGCAGGCGGCGCTCGCCGAAGCTGAGCTCCTTGTCCGTGCGCAGCCGGGACAGGTCGCGCAAGACCTTGGCCACCTCGAGCGGAGACCCGCTGTTGAGCATCTCCATGTACTCGCGGTAGCGGCGGTTCCACGGCTGCGACTTCACGGCCACCGTGGTGGACTCCAGCTCGGCGAGGACGTCCTTGGCGTCCTTCTTGGACATGATGCCGCGCAGCCCCACCACCTTCGCGCGGTCGGTCGGGACCATGACGGTCATGCCCGACTCGACGATCTTCAGGATGTAGAACTGGCTACGCGTGCCCCCCACATCACGCTCTTCGATGCGGGTGATCTCTCCGACGCCGTGCGCTGGGTGCACGGCCTTGTCGCCGATGTTGAAGCTCATGAGTGTCTCGTTTCCCCCTGAACACAGAGAGGGGCTGGCGGTGACCAGCCCAGGTTGCCCCCGTGTCATTCGTGCGTGGGTTACCCGATTCTACCTCGGGAGACCGTGTGCGTCAAGCGGTCACATTGTGTTTGTCGCGTAATTTCAAACATTTAGACTGGGAAGACGCCGCCCCGAGGAGCTCCGCCAGCCCGTCCACGAACAGCACGCGCAGCCCCGCTTGCAGCGTGCTGACCCGGACTGGAACACGTAGACCCACGAAATGTTCCCCGACCTGGACGGCCACGGCGGGAGGCTCGCGGCCAATCAGGGTATGGCCGAGGTCGGAGCGGAGCAGGTGCCCCACCAACGTGCGGAGGTTGTCCTCGATCGTGGAAGGGAAGGCGCCCGTGAGCACCACCTGGAGCTCCGCGGTGTCCGCGCCAACCATGCGAAGCCCGATGCCCGCAGCGCGCTGCTGCGAGAACACCAAGTACAGAGGGCTGTCTGGAGGAGGCGCGACGGGGCGAAGATGGAAGTACCGAACGGGGGCCGGGTCGAGCAGCTCCTCCAACCGCGTGCGGTCGGTGTTTGCCGCGGAGTCGGGGGGGGCATCCGAGGCGATGTGCGCCATGGCCGGACCCGCGTCACCGGAGTACGCGAAGGTCGCAGCATCCAGCTCCAACGCCTCGCGTCGTACCGTACCCAGGAATCCCACGCGACGCGCGGGCTCCTCGCGCGTGACTTCGACCGTGTTCATGCGCATGCCGAGAGCGCGCACCACGTCGCGCCCCCTGAAGTCTCCGCGGACCAGCGCGACGAAGCCATCCTGGCCCCATCGCGTGAGCGTGGCTTCACGCACCTCGGTGGCGCGCACGACGAACAGGCGCTCGAACCCCCGGCGCTGTGCCTCTGGGAACGCAACCTCCATGAGACCAGCCCAGGCGGGATCCCCGAGCAGCACCTGTGGTGCCAGCGCGAGGACCCAGGTTGCCCGAGGCGGCGTATAGGTTGTGAGTGGTCGAGGTGCCGCGACCTGCGGCGCCGTGCGCTCGCCACCACCGTGGCAGCCCGCCACCGCGAGCGCCAAGACGAGCCACCTCGACGCCGTGAGCACGTGGCGTGGCTTGACCGCGCTCGATGGCCCACACGCCGCGCCCACACATGCCGAGAGCACGCGGGGTCAGTTGGCGCGTGCGCGCCGGCCCTTGCCGTTGATCTTGCCGTCGTCATCCGACGACTCGGCACCGGCACCGGCGTCGCCCCTCGGCTTTCCGCCCCCGCGGGCGAGGTCGTGCTTGGCCAGCAGCTTGTCCTCGATCTCGGACATCATCTCGGGGTGCTCTTCGAGGAAGACGCGAGCGTTGTCCCGGCCCTGTCCGACCCGCTCGCCGTTGTAGCTGTACCAGGCCCCCGACTTGTCCACGATGTTCGCCGCGACCCCGAGGTCGAGGATGTCTCCGCTGCGGCTGATGCCGCGACCGAACAGGATGTCGAACTCGCACGTGCGGAACGGCGGGGCGACCTTGTTCTTGACGATCTTGACGCGGCAGCGGTTGCCGATGGCGTCCTCGCCGACCTTGAGCGTGGCGATGCGGCGGATGTCGAGCCGCTGCGACGCGTAGAACTTGAGCGCGTTACCGCCCGAGGTGGTCTCGGGGCTGCCGAACATGACGCCGATCTTCATGCGGATCTGGTTGATGAAGAACAGGGTGCAGTTGCTCTTCTGCACCGTACCGGTGAGCTTGCGCAGCGCCTGGCTCATGAGGCGCGCCTGCAGACCCACGTGGCTGTCGCCCATCTCGCCCTCGATCTCGGCCTTGGGCACGAGCGCGGCGACCGAGTCGATGACGATGATGTCGACCGCGCCGGAGCGCACCAGGGTGTCGGCGATCTCGAGCGCCTGCTCGCCGTG contains:
- a CDS encoding CarD family transcriptional regulator: MSFNIGDKAVHPAHGVGEITRIEERDVGGTRSQFYILKIVESGMTVMVPTDRAKVVGLRGIMSKKDAKDVLAELESTTVAVKSQPWNRRYREYMEMLNSGSPLEVAKVLRDLSRLRTDKELSFGERRLLEQARGLLVTELALAKRCKEARIEQDIDALLPPA
- the recA gene encoding recombinase RecA gives rise to the protein MAQDPNREKALELALGSIEKSFGKGSIMKLGDKVAEEVPVVPTGSISLDIALGVGGYARGRIIEIYGPESSGKTTLTLHAIAQCQQMGGVAAFIDAEHALDPQYARKLGVNVDELLVSQPDHGEQALEIADTLVRSGAVDIIVIDSVAALVPKAEIEGEMGDSHVGLQARLMSQALRKLTGTVQKSNCTLFFINQIRMKIGVMFGSPETTSGGNALKFYASQRLDIRRIATLKVGEDAIGNRCRVKIVKNKVAPPFRTCEFDILFGRGISRSGDILDLGVAANIVDKSGAWYSYNGERVGQGRDNARVFLEEHPEMMSEIEDKLLAKHDLARGGGKPRGDAGAGAESSDDDGKINGKGRRARAN
- a CDS encoding thioredoxin domain-containing protein, encoding MAGRAPHNARTSHARGLGVAAGGLFSRPRYAAVYGLLGLALLAATPVTSGCHSGGAAGPEPDARGGPTSSGDESSAEASRGTTDSAGPPAGRDEASAEAPQRFDPGDIPFRGNPEGRVVVQVFSDFECPYCSRARDHATRLLADFASVRFEYRHFPLSMHPSAHIAAQAAVEAYAQGGNETFWCYHDAVFDHQDELSRERLLGLAGRCGVDRYTLERALDDRRHVARVERDRSEAQQLGVQGTPSFTVNGALVDGGDYPDLEEAVDNAR